The stretch of DNA TAGGAGAAATTACCCGCGAGAATGAAGGGTTTAATTGGAGAAAAGCAATGTATTACCTGCCAGATTATCAAGTCTATTACTTAATTGAGGCAGATCATTTTATAACTTCAGAATGGTATGCTAAAAACCATACAAACACATGGTTAGCATCCAATATATTTAAAATCCCAGTTAATAGTTCCACACAAAAAATAATATGGGTAATCAGTAACCAATCCACATATTTCCCCCAGATAACATCACAAATCCCTGTAAAAACTATAAATTTACCAGATGGCCTAAAATTATACTATTCCGACATTAATGGAACTCAAATAAAGAATAATGAACTGGTCTTTAACGGGCCGGAACAATATTAAACAATTAGGAGCCTAAAATGAAATACGATCTTCACTCTCATTCAAAATATTCTTCAGATGGAATTCTTGATCCTCGAAAGATCATTAAAGTTGCCGTTAAAAAAGGCCTAGATGGTATTGCCGTTACGGATCACAATACCATAAAAGGAGGATTAGAAGCAAAAAAATATGAAACAGATGATTTTAAGGTTATAATCGGTTCAGAAGTTATGACAACTAAAGGAGAAGTGATTGGGTTATTTTTATCTGAAGAAATAAAATCTAAGGATTTTTATGATGTTATAGAAGAAATTAAAGCGCAAAACGGCATAGTGGTCCTTCCCCACCCCTTTGACGAATGGAGATATGCTTCATTCCCTGCCAAAGAGGACGTTAAATATATTGATAACATTGAAATATTTAATTCACGCTGCGTTAAAAAGAAATATAATGATAATGCCAGTAAATTTGCAAAAAAATATAAATTAGGAGTAACTGGAGGGAGTGATGCTCATTTTGCAAATGAAATCGGGCATGCAGGCATAATAGTAGAAACAGATGACATTTATGAAGCTATATTAAAAAATAATTTACAGGTGTTTGGTAAAACATCGACCAATTTGAATCATGTTTTTACTAAAATGTTAAAAATATGGAAAAAACATTTCTAATACATGAAAAATAGTTACAGTGTGTTTCTAATAACAATCAGGTGCTGAAGTATGGAAAATAACAAAGTTTGGCTGGTTATCCTATTTGCAGTTGTTGTTTACCTTATAATGGGTATATATGCAGATTTTGGAAGCCTGTTAACTGCAATTGAAAAATTTAACTGGGTTTTCATTCCATTAATGCTTATTCTAGTTTTGATAGCATATCTTGTCCGTTTTTTAAAGTGGAGTCTCTTTTTAAAAAGCGCAGCCGTCCACTTAAAACTTAAAGATAATTTATTTATATTCTTCAGTGGAATGGGAATGATCATAACTCCTGCCAAAGTAGGAGAAATATGGAAAGGCTGGTTAATACGAGACATAAACGGAGAAAAACTAAGTAAAACAGTTCCCGTTGTGATTACTGATAGAGTTACAGATGTAATTGGATTAGTTATACTTTCTCTACTTGGAATTCTGTATTATAAAGATGGAATCTATATTTTAGCAGCACTGCTTTTAATATTTGCAGTATTCTTCATAGCCATAAGATCTGAAAAAATTTCAGGCATATTCATTTCCATACTTGAGAAGCGAGCCGGAAAATATTCCAAAGATATCAAAACCATGCACGCCACATTCCTACAGTTAATGCATCCCAAAAATATAGTAGGACTATCATTTTTAAGTGCATTTGCATGGTTCTTTGAATGCCTTGCACTTTACTTCGTAATAATAGGATTTGGACAATCACTCAACTTAATCTTATCAACATTTGTATTCAGCTTCGCATCATTAATTGGCGCAATAAGCATGATTCCAGGAGGTCTTGGAATTGCAGAAGCCACAATTTCAGGAATGCTACAGTACTTTGGATTAACATCAGTAGATTCTATAGGTGTAGCCATAATAATAAGGTTCGGAACGCTCTGGTTCGGGGCAATTTTAGGGTTCTTGATACATTTCATCTTTAAAAAGAAGATCATGGGAAAATAAATATAAATAGTTAAATTATGAATAAAAATTATTATGAAGCTTAAGTTCTCCAGTATATCAAAGTATTTACCATTTATAATCG from Methanobacterium veterum encodes:
- a CDS encoding PHP domain-containing protein: MKYDLHSHSKYSSDGILDPRKIIKVAVKKGLDGIAVTDHNTIKGGLEAKKYETDDFKVIIGSEVMTTKGEVIGLFLSEEIKSKDFYDVIEEIKAQNGIVVLPHPFDEWRYASFPAKEDVKYIDNIEIFNSRCVKKKYNDNASKFAKKYKLGVTGGSDAHFANEIGHAGIIVETDDIYEAILKNNLQVFGKTSTNLNHVFTKMLKIWKKHF
- a CDS encoding lysylphosphatidylglycerol synthase transmembrane domain-containing protein, which translates into the protein MENNKVWLVILFAVVVYLIMGIYADFGSLLTAIEKFNWVFIPLMLILVLIAYLVRFLKWSLFLKSAAVHLKLKDNLFIFFSGMGMIITPAKVGEIWKGWLIRDINGEKLSKTVPVVITDRVTDVIGLVILSLLGILYYKDGIYILAALLLIFAVFFIAIRSEKISGIFISILEKRAGKYSKDIKTMHATFLQLMHPKNIVGLSFLSAFAWFFECLALYFVIIGFGQSLNLILSTFVFSFASLIGAISMIPGGLGIAEATISGMLQYFGLTSVDSIGVAIIIRFGTLWFGAILGFLIHFIFKKKIMGK